In bacterium, the sequence GCGCGAGTACGTGGAGGCGGCACGGGCGCTGGGGGCCGGCGAGGTGTCGGTCGTCACGCGCCACGTCCTGCCGAACATCCTCGCGCCGATCGTCGTCGCGGTCACGCTCGGCATTCCGCAGGCGATTTTTACCGAGGCCGCGCTCAGCTTCCTCGGGCTCGGCGTGCGGGCGCCGACGCCGAGCTGGGGGCAGATGGTGGGCGAAGGTGTGACCAACATCCGCTATTACTGGCACCTCGCGCTCTTTCCGTCGGTCATGATCGCCGTCACGATGGCCGGCTTCACCCTGCTGGGGGACGGTGTCCGCGATGTGTTGGACCCCCGCGCGTTGAAGCACTAGGACCGCGGGATGCGCCGCCGGTGCACCCGCCGGCAGAACGACACAGAGGGGGAGGCGAGCAGTGATGCATCGCATGCGTATGCCCCGGAGCCGGGTGTGGGTCGCCGGTCTCCTTGTTGCCCTCGTCGTGTTCGGCCCCGGGTACGGGCCGGCGGTCGGCGCCGCCACCGTGAACTCGGTGGGCGTGGCGCTGCCGTCCGACGCCGCCCCGCCGTCCAAGCAGGTGCTCACGCTGATCGGCCGCGAGGGCACGTACCTCGACTGGAGCAAGACCGTGCAGAAGGGCCAGTGGATGCCCGGCCTCATGAGCGATCCCCTGGTGATGCAGGACTACAACTCGGACATCAAGCCGCTCGCCGCCGCCCGGTGGGCCGTCTCCCAGGACGGCCGCACCTGGACGTTCTCGCTGCGGCCGGGACTGCGCTGGTCGGACGGCACGCCGCTCTCGGCGTCCGATTTCGTCTACACGATCCGCCGCATGGCGAACCCGGAGACCGGCTTCGACGTCGCCTGGTACTTCTCGGCGATCAAGAATTTCAAGGAGGCCAACGAAGGGAAGGCCAAGCTCGAGGACATCGGCGCGGTCGCCGTCAATCCGACCACGCTCGCGATCAGCACGGCCGAGCCGACGCCGTATCTCCTCATGCTGCTCAGCGATCTCTACGTCGTGCCCGCGCACGTCGTCGCCAAGACCGGCGATCCGTGGTCGCAGTCCGCCGACACGGCGGTCTCGTCCGGGCCGTTCAAGCTGGCCTCGTGGGAGCGCGACAAGCAGCTCGTCTTCGTGGCGAATCCCGCGTACGCCGGCATCCGCAAGCCGTACCTCGAGCGGATCGTCTACAAGGTCGGGCAAGACCAGTCGTTCTTCCCCGCGTACCTGTCGAACGAAGTCGACGCGATCCCGTGGATCTACGAGGGGCCGCTCGGCCCGTCCGATCTCGCGCGGATTCAAAGCGACCCGCGCCTGCGGCGGGAGGCGCACATCTGGCCGTACTTCCAGACGTGGTGGATCGCCTTCGGCGGCGACCAGACCGCGTTCAAGGACCCCCGGGTGCGGAAGGCGTTTGCGATGGCCGTCGACCGTGACGCGATCATCAAGTCGGTCCTGCGCGGCATGGCGGTGCCGGCGTACGGCATGCTGCCGCCGGGCTTCCACTGCGCGCAGCCGGCGCGCCTCAAGGGTGCGCAGCCCTACAATCCGGCCGAGGCGAAGAAGCTGCTGGCGGAGGCCGGCTACCCCGACGGCCACGGCTTCCCGAAGTACGATCTGGACCTCCGCGCCGCGTCCCCCACGATCCAGGCCGCGGGCGAGGCAATCCAGGCGATGCTCAAGCAGAATCTCGGCGTCGACGTCGGCGTCCAGAATCTCGAGCGCAAGCTCTTCATGGACCGGCTCAACAAGTACGATCTCCCGCTCGTGGTGGTCCCGTGGGAGTACGACTACGCCGACGCCAGCAACTTCATGAACATCTACAAGAGCGGCGGCCGGCATCCGTGGTCGAACGCCGACTACGACAAGGCGGTCGTCGCCGCCAACTCCACGATGGGCGACGCGCAGCGCTGCGCGATGTACCGGCGGGCCGAAGACATCCTGGTGCGGGATCCCGGCGCGGTGTTCCTGTGGCATCCCACCGTCACCCAGTTGTGGAAGCCGTGGGTGAAGGGGCTGATCAACAAGACCAACAAGTACGGCTTCGTGTCCTGGTCGCGTCCGTCGAAGGCCGATATGCCGCCCTACATCTACATCGGGAACGAGAAGCCCTGACGAGTAAGCCGCGGGCCGGCAGCGGGGCTGCCGGCCCCGATCCACGCGCCCTCCCCGCGGTCGTCGTCCTGTACGGCACGAATCGTCCGGGCGGCCTCGAGCCGGTGGCGGAGGCCGCGGAGATCCGGTACGCTGCCTCCCCGGACGAATTCCGCTCAGCGCTTGAGGGCGCGCAGGCGCTCTTTGTGGCCGACTTCCGTTCCGGGATGCTTCGGGACGCGTGGGCGCACGCACGCGACCTCCGCTGGATCCACCACGGCGGCGCCGGCGTCGATCCGCTCCTCTTTCCCGAACTCGTGCGCAGCTCCGTCGTCCTCACCAACTCGGGCGGCGTTTTCGACCGGGCCATGGCGGAGTACGTGCTCGGGCTGATCCTGGCGTTCGCGAAAGACCTTCCCCGCACGCTCGAGCTGCAGCGCCGCCGCGAGTGGCGGCACCGGGAAACCGGAGGCCTGGAGGGCCGCACGGTGCTGGTCGTGGGAGCCGGGCGCATCGGAAGCGAGATCGGCCGGATCCTGCGTGGCGCGGGCATGCGCGTGCTCGGGGTCGCGCGGCGGCCGCGCCCGGCCTTGGCCGTAGCGCAATCGCCGGGCCGGCCCGGCGCCGCCCCACCGGATGCCGCCTTCGAGCGCGTCGTGGGCATCGCCGGCCTTCACGCGGTGCTGCCCGACGCCGATTATGTCGTCTTGTCTTTGCCGCT encodes:
- a CDS encoding D-2-hydroxyacid dehydrogenase → MYGTNRPGGLEPVAEAAEIRYAASPDEFRSALEGAQALFVADFRSGMLRDAWAHARDLRWIHHGGAGVDPLLFPELVRSSVVLTNSGGVFDRAMAEYVLGLILAFAKDLPRTLELQRRREWRHRETGGLEGRTVLVVGAGRIGSEIGRILRGAGMRVLGVARRPRPALAVAQSPGRPGAAPPDAAFERVVGIAGLHAVLPDADYVVLSLPLTPETRGLFGADALARMKPTARLINVGRGAVLDEAALLDALRSRRIAGAALDVFADEPLPADHPFWDLPGVIVSPHMSGDFVGWPAAVSGLFVENFRRWRAGEPLLNVVDKERGYVPTAEPPGS
- a CDS encoding peptide ABC transporter substrate-binding protein, whose translation is MHRMRMPRSRVWVAGLLVALVVFGPGYGPAVGAATVNSVGVALPSDAAPPSKQVLTLIGREGTYLDWSKTVQKGQWMPGLMSDPLVMQDYNSDIKPLAAARWAVSQDGRTWTFSLRPGLRWSDGTPLSASDFVYTIRRMANPETGFDVAWYFSAIKNFKEANEGKAKLEDIGAVAVNPTTLAISTAEPTPYLLMLLSDLYVVPAHVVAKTGDPWSQSADTAVSSGPFKLASWERDKQLVFVANPAYAGIRKPYLERIVYKVGQDQSFFPAYLSNEVDAIPWIYEGPLGPSDLARIQSDPRLRREAHIWPYFQTWWIAFGGDQTAFKDPRVRKAFAMAVDRDAIIKSVLRGMAVPAYGMLPPGFHCAQPARLKGAQPYNPAEAKKLLAEAGYPDGHGFPKYDLDLRAASPTIQAAGEAIQAMLKQNLGVDVGVQNLERKLFMDRLNKYDLPLVVVPWEYDYADASNFMNIYKSGGRHPWSNADYDKAVVAANSTMGDAQRCAMYRRAEDILVRDPGAVFLWHPTVTQLWKPWVKGLINKTNKYGFVSWSRPSKADMPPYIYIGNEKP